The following are encoded together in the Bacillus cereus group sp. RP43 genome:
- a CDS encoding YlmC/YmxH family sporulation protein, whose translation MIRISEFQMKDVVNISDGKRLGNIGDIDFDIDTGKIRAVIISKQTRMLGLFGKEVEFVIPWEQIMKIGEDVILVRVDNINSVTESIQTPTIS comes from the coding sequence ATGATACGAATTTCGGAGTTTCAAATGAAGGATGTTGTAAATATTTCAGATGGAAAAAGGCTTGGGAATATTGGAGATATTGATTTTGATATAGACACAGGGAAGATTAGGGCAGTTATTATTTCCAAGCAGACACGTATGCTAGGACTCTTTGGAAAGGAAGTAGAATTTGTGATTCCTTGGGAGCAAATTATGAAAATTGGGGAAGATGTCATACTTGTCAGAGTAGATAATATTAATTCTGTAACAGAATCAATACAAACACCGACAATTTCATAA